The proteins below come from a single Candidatus Edwardsbacteria bacterium RifOxyA12_full_54_48 genomic window:
- a CDS encoding undecaprenyldiphospho-muramoylpentapeptide beta-N-acetylglucosaminyltransferase, translating to MELVIAGGGTGGHLYPGLAVAAAVRKVDPEAKVTFYGTRRGIESRVVPGTGYQIKYISAKGFLRKSKTEKIFSPLWMAAGVLQSLFYMTRNRPDVVLGTGGYVSAPPVMAAWILRIPISLLALDVLPSQAVRFLARFAEEIYGGFPDCSSHLDKSSRVIFTGNPIRPEIGNIPREKGIERFDLDGNKKTILIFGGSQGAHSINVSMLEALKRLDQNGKLKDLQVIFQTGENDQGQVSEKVRQYPAGIKVLAYIDQMPYALATADLVISRSGAGVSETLACGLPSILVPLPYAASNHQEYNARSLEQAGAAMMILDKDVNGKILADSITGILFNRERYNMMTIASRSLARPGAADKIADNIIRMAGK from the coding sequence ATGGAGTTAGTGATAGCCGGTGGAGGGACGGGAGGTCATCTCTATCCTGGTCTGGCCGTAGCCGCCGCCGTTAGAAAGGTCGATCCCGAGGCCAAGGTCACATTCTACGGCACCAGGCGGGGGATAGAGTCGCGGGTGGTGCCGGGAACCGGCTATCAGATCAAATATATTTCAGCCAAAGGTTTTTTAAGAAAAAGCAAAACAGAGAAAATATTCTCCCCTCTCTGGATGGCAGCTGGCGTCCTTCAATCGCTCTTTTATATGACCAGGAACCGCCCGGATGTGGTTCTGGGCACAGGAGGATATGTCTCGGCTCCTCCGGTGATGGCAGCCTGGATATTAAGAATACCAATTTCCCTGCTGGCTTTGGATGTGTTGCCCAGCCAGGCGGTAAGGTTTCTGGCCCGGTTCGCCGAAGAGATATACGGCGGATTCCCGGACTGCTCAAGTCACCTTGATAAAAGTTCCCGGGTGATATTCACCGGAAACCCCATCCGACCGGAGATCGGCAACATCCCTCGGGAAAAGGGGATCGAGCGATTCGACTTGGACGGGAATAAAAAGACCATCCTGATCTTCGGTGGAAGCCAGGGAGCCCACAGCATCAATGTTTCGATGCTGGAAGCATTGAAGAGGCTCGATCAAAACGGAAAGCTGAAAGACCTCCAAGTGATATTCCAGACCGGGGAAAATGACCAGGGGCAGGTCTCAGAGAAGGTCAGACAATATCCGGCAGGGATAAAGGTCCTGGCTTATATCGACCAAATGCCCTACGCCCTGGCGACCGCCGACCTGGTGATCAGCCGCTCCGGGGCCGGGGTCTCGGAGACGCTGGCCTGCGGTCTGCCCTCGATACTGGTGCCTCTTCCCTACGCCGCCAGCAATCACCAGGAATACAATGCCCGAAGCCTGGAACAGGCCGGGGCGGCGATGATGATACTGGACAAGGATGTGAACGGGAAAATACTGGCGGACAGCATCACCGGGATCTTGTTCAACCGGGAAAGATATAACATGATGACCATCGCTTCCAGGTCCCTGGCCCGGCCGGGGGCGGCTGACAAAATCGCAGATAATATAATAAGAATGGCGGGAAAGTAA
- a CDS encoding UDP-N-acetylmuramate--L-alanine ligase: MFGKIKKIHFVGIGGIGMSGIAEVLLNLGYTISGSDLKFSEVTEHLQKLGAVIIEGHRAENVGRAEVVVTSSAVHDDNPEVRAAREKKIPVIRRAEMLAELMRLKIGIGIAGTHGKTSTTSMIGQVLTQAGLDPTLVIGGKVRYLGSNAKLGTGEYLVAEADEFDRSFLKLAPVIAVITTIEAEHLDCYKDLDEIKSAFVEFANKVPFYGAIIACLDERGVQAIMPRLEKRCITYGLSSQADLQARDLQFDGMKTSFEVHNGRGLMGTIKLNLPGVHNVKNSLAAIGVGLDMEIPFKVIAQALSEFNGVYRRFEIKGERNGVLVIDDYGHHPTEIEATLKAAKDGFSRRVVAVFQPHLFSRTRDFHTEFGGAFFQADVLLVTDVYPAREEPIPGVSGELIAKAAREKGHRNVHYVADKKDIPGQLEKLVRPDDIVITLGAGDIYKYGEEFLNK; this comes from the coding sequence ATGTTCGGAAAGATCAAAAAGATCCATTTCGTGGGCATCGGAGGGATCGGCATGAGCGGGATCGCCGAGGTGCTTCTCAACCTGGGTTACACAATCTCGGGCTCCGACCTTAAATTTTCCGAGGTGACCGAGCATCTGCAAAAGCTGGGAGCGGTGATCATCGAGGGACACCGGGCCGAGAATGTGGGCCGGGCCGAAGTGGTGGTCACCTCATCGGCGGTTCACGATGATAACCCCGAGGTCCGGGCCGCCCGGGAGAAAAAGATCCCGGTGATCCGCCGGGCCGAGATGCTGGCCGAGCTGATGCGCCTCAAGATCGGCATCGGAATAGCCGGGACCCACGGCAAGACCTCCACCACCTCCATGATCGGCCAGGTGCTGACCCAGGCCGGCCTGGACCCCACCCTGGTGATCGGCGGGAAGGTACGCTACCTGGGCAGTAACGCCAAGCTGGGCACCGGAGAATATCTGGTGGCCGAGGCCGACGAATTCGACAGATCATTTTTAAAGCTGGCCCCGGTGATAGCGGTCATCACCACCATTGAGGCCGAGCACCTGGACTGCTACAAGGACCTGGACGAGATCAAGAGCGCCTTTGTGGAATTTGCCAACAAGGTGCCGTTCTACGGCGCCATCATCGCCTGCCTGGACGAGCGGGGGGTGCAGGCCATCATGCCGCGGCTGGAGAAAAGGTGCATCACCTACGGCCTGTCATCGCAGGCCGACCTGCAGGCCAGGGACTTGCAGTTCGACGGGATGAAAACCAGCTTCGAGGTGCATAACGGCCGAGGGCTCATGGGCACCATCAAACTGAATCTGCCCGGAGTGCACAATGTCAAGAACTCTCTGGCGGCCATCGGGGTGGGACTGGACATGGAGATACCATTCAAGGTCATCGCCCAGGCCCTGTCGGAATTCAACGGTGTCTACCGCCGGTTCGAGATCAAGGGCGAAAGGAACGGGGTGTTGGTTATCGATGATTACGGCCATCATCCCACCGAGATCGAGGCCACCCTCAAGGCGGCCAAGGACGGCTTTTCCCGCCGGGTGGTGGCGGTCTTCCAGCCGCACCTGTTCAGCCGGACCAGGGACTTCCATACCGAGTTCGGCGGGGCCTTCTTCCAGGCCGACGTGCTCCTGGTCACCGACGTTTATCCGGCCCGGGAGGAACCGATCCCGGGGGTAAGCGGCGAACTGATCGCCAAAGCCGCCAGGGAGAAGGGTCACCGCAATGTTCACTATGTGGCCGATAAAAAAGATATCCCGGGCCAGCTGGAGAAATTGGTAAGACCCGACGACATCGTGATCACCCTGGGGGCCGGGGATATATATAAATACGGGGAAGAATTCCTTAATAAATGA
- a CDS encoding UDP-N-acetylenolpyruvoylglucosamine reductase, with product MKISSDILKQLAARTKGQCRFREPMSRHTSFRIGGPADLLVVPADEADLQNLLAGIYRSGVPCLVLGNGTNLLVLDGGIRGVVIKMTAGFRQAERKENTLKVGAGYALPRLVEGSAEMSLAGLEWGVGIPGSVGGALVMNAGAYGGQMSDIVKKVWGYTRSGDRLTLRAGQINFGYRHSEYPEGYVITGTELEMLEGRKNRIKSAMEQWMKKRQRNQPLSLPSAGCIFKNPVNDSARRLIGVAGLRGKKIGGAKVSSKHANFIVNHGGARAADVLKLIEIIKERTYKTIGIELTPEVKTVGEP from the coding sequence ATGAAGATCTCATCGGATATATTAAAACAGCTGGCCGCCAGGACCAAAGGGCAGTGCCGTTTCAGAGAGCCGATGTCCCGCCACACCTCTTTCAGGATAGGCGGCCCGGCTGATCTTCTGGTGGTCCCGGCCGATGAGGCCGACCTGCAGAATCTGCTGGCCGGGATATATAGGTCAGGGGTGCCATGCCTGGTCCTGGGAAACGGCACCAATCTGCTGGTGCTGGACGGCGGCATCCGGGGGGTGGTGATAAAGATGACCGCCGGTTTCCGGCAGGCGGAAAGAAAGGAAAACACCCTTAAGGTCGGCGCCGGATACGCCCTTCCCCGGCTGGTGGAAGGATCGGCCGAAATGAGCCTGGCCGGGCTGGAGTGGGGAGTGGGCATCCCCGGTTCGGTGGGCGGGGCGCTGGTGATGAATGCCGGGGCCTACGGCGGCCAGATGTCGGATATAGTCAAAAAGGTCTGGGGATACACCCGATCCGGCGACCGATTGACCCTGCGGGCCGGCCAGATAAATTTCGGCTACCGCCATTCCGAATACCCAGAGGGCTACGTGATCACCGGGACCGAGCTGGAAATGCTGGAGGGGCGAAAAAACAGGATAAAATCCGCCATGGAACAGTGGATGAAGAAAAGACAGCGGAACCAGCCATTGAGTTTGCCCTCGGCCGGCTGCATCTTCAAAAACCCAGTGAATGATTCAGCCCGCCGGCTGATTGGAGTGGCCGGCCTAAGGGGGAAAAAGATCGGCGGGGCCAAGGTCTCCAGCAAGCATGCCAACTTTATCGTTAACCATGGCGGGGCCAGAGCGGCCGATGTATTGAAGCTGATCGAGATAATAAAGGAAAGAACCTATAAAACTATCGGCATAGAACTGACTCCCGAAGTAAAGACCGTCGGGGAACCATGA